Within Candidatus Binataceae bacterium, the genomic segment CTGCTCGCTCCGCTCCGCTTCGCTAGCGGCTGCCCTCTTTACATACGGCGCGCAGAGCCTAAGCTCAAGGAGTGGCGTTGCGGAGGCTCAAGTGTTCGGCACCATCAAGAAAATAATCAAGGACAAGGGCTTCGGTTTTATTGTCCCCGACGACGGCACCGACGAGGTGTTTTTTCATCGCTCGCGGCTCGGCCCGAAGATGTACTTCGAGGATTTGCGAGAGGGCGCGGAAGTCCAGTTCGAGGTTCGCCCGGGCGACAAGGGCCCGCAAGCCTTTAATGTGAGATTGCGCTGACACTATCCGGGCCAGGAGCGGCGGAGTCTGCGACGCGTGGGCAAAGTCAGTTACGACTGTGGCCTTCTCGTTTACCGCTCTAGCGCGGGAAGACGACTCGTTTGGCCTGCTCGAGTGGAAAATCCACCGCGCCGAGGTCATCTTTTCCTCCGATGTTCTGGTTTCCGTAGCCGTCCTCCGTCCCTTCGATTGTTTTGCCTCCAACTATCGTAACTCGAAGCTTGTACTTGGCGTTATCGGCTCCGAGAATATCTATCGCAGTTATCTTGGAATAATCGACCGATTGCCCGCTCTCTAAATGAAGTCCGTCGCCGTACGCGTTGAAGTAGAAGCCATCGTCGTAGACCCACATCGCGGTTCCATCAATTTTCGTGATCACCACGGACTTTGGCGGAGCATTAAGGTTCGGCGGAGGTGAGCTATCGGCGATCGTAGCGGCAGCAGCGCTCGCAATCACAGGTATCCGTTCGGCGAGCTTTTGCACGGTACCCGGCGCGTCGGCGGCGTCCTGATTGGCTTGCTGGGTTTTTTCGCCCACCAACTGCGCCTGTCCCTGCTGTTTGGCGTTGTTGACGGCGGCGACGTTGCTCGCCACCGCCGATACCTGAATCTCATAGCTCATCGTCGTCTTCAGGCAGTCCTGATATTGGGCCGCGTCGATCCGACCGCTCTGCTGCGCAATACAGCAGTTCTTACAGAGTATGCCGAGCCTTTGCGCGCCTTCCGTAAGATCCTGGATCTTGTCGTGCCCGATGACCACGTCGCCATTGGTCTTTAGGAAATGGAGACTCGTGTCGAGTTTGGGCGCCGTCTGCTGGAAGATGGCGTCGCATGGGCCTGGACGGTTGACGTAGATGAAAAACGCGATGACGCCAAGAACGCCCGCTGCGAGCGCGCTCAATAACAGCAGCCGTCCGGCGCTATGGTCGCGCGACTGAGGAGCGGCGTTTTGGGCAGGCGATGGTTGCGAAGGATTCAGCGACGCGCCGCAGTGGCCACAGAATCGAGCTTGGGGATTGGCAAGGTCCCGGCCGCAGTGAGTGCAAACCATCGCCGCACTACCTCCTCCCAAGCGGCCGCGCCGCGCGGCTTGCGGCCAGGTCTTATGAGCGCATCAGTTCGGCTTCATCCTGCGCGAGGGTTGCATAGACTTCGCGATCGATTTGGCGATAGCGCGCGAGGACCTCGTCGGCGCGCTCTTCGTTGCCTTCTTCGCGGGCGATTTCACGCATCTTCTTTTCGATCCAGGAGAGATGCCAAGTCTCGTCCTCGGTGACAGACTTAAGGGTCTCAAGCGTGGAGGCCTCGACATTCGGCAACGCGGCATGCGCCATATAGCGGCTCTGTGCGCGCTCCTCGACGATCACTGTCAGGCCGAGAATCTCGACGATACCCTTGGGCACGCCAGTGCGCAGACCGAGGCGGCGCTGGTAGCCGTCCGCCACTGCGACGGGTGCACCACCGAGGTCGGCAATCTGCCGGGTCCAGAGCCAGGCGTGGCGCGTCTCGTCGGACAGATGCTTCGACAGCTTGACCTGCGAGTCCGCATCCTTGATATGCCCGAGCAGATTAAAGAGTAAACGCGCGCCGCGCAGTTCCGCGTCGCGATAGAAGCTGAAAATCAATATCTGCTTTTCGTTGGCAGACATTGCACTCAAATCCATCAGATTAAGATCTCCTCCGCCACCCCTTTTGCTTGATGGTCTGTATGCTTGCTTGAGCGCCAAACCGTTGTTGCGCGTAGCAGATTGCGTTGCGCAGGTTGGGCGAACGCAGACAAGGCTGTTCCAAGATCAACTATGTGATCCAGCCGGGCCGGTCAATAATGGGTCCGCGCGGAATCCACAAGTTTGACCGGGCAGAAGCGGACGCGAGGCCATCGCTTGCCGCGCCGAAACTCGGAATAATGCCTGCACCCATGCGCTCGATGGCGATAACCTTTGCGAGCCTGACGCTGGTGTCCACCGGATTGGGCGGCCTCGCCGCGATTCGGTTTCGTGACCGGATGCATCTGCTTCTGGGTTTCAGCTCGGGAGCGGTAATCGCAGTGGCCCTGTTCGAGTTGCTGCCGGAGGTCTTCGCCCTCGACGGTGGAGCCCCGGTGATGCCCTTTGCGGCAGTAGGATTCCTTGCGCTGTTCGCGCTGGAGCGTTTCACCGCGATGCATCGGGCGCGCGAGCACGCCCACGCGCGGGAAGCCCACGCGCAGGAGATGGGGATCGTGGTCGCGGCGGGGCTGTCGCTGCATAGCTTTCTCGACGGCGTCGCGATTGGAGTCGGCTTTCAGACTAACGCTCACGTCGGCCTGCTGATCGCGCTCGCGGTGATCGCGCACGATCTAAGCGACGGCTTGAACACGGTGACCGTCGTGCTGGCGCACGGTAATCCGCTCAGACGCGCGTGGCGCTGGCTGCTGGTGGATATGGCGGCTCCAGTCCTGGGGACGGCCACTACGCTGGCGCTCCATCTCAATCACGGGATTCTGCCGTGGCTTCTCGCCTTCTTCGCCGGGTCATTTCTATATGTTGGAGCCTCTGATCTTCTGCCTGAAGCGCGCGAGCATGATTCGCCCCTGGTCGGGATCGCCACTGCCGCGGGGATGCTCGCGATGTATCTGACCACGCGATTGCTGCGCGGCTGAATTGCGCGCGATTTTTTATGGATTAGACGCATGAGGGTTGAACTCAGCGGCGCGGTACTTGCTTCTCGCTCACCTTGTTGTAGAAATACGCCTATCGAAACTTATGCGTTTTCAGGGTTGCAAAAATAAACTAATGGAGCGAGCGGACGAGTCTGCGCTGCATTCAAAGCAAGGATTGAGGCGGCTGTAGGATGGCCCCGACCGCAGACTCGTATTGGTTGGCGCTGCGGCGCGTGCACGGGATCGGTCCGCGCACCGCGCATATTCTGCTCGAGCGCTTCGGCTCGGCTGAGGCGGTTTTCCATCAGACTGAAGGAGAGATTGCCGGCGCCGGAATCTCGCGGACGGCGGCGCGCAATATACTCGAATTCGAGGACTTTGCGCCGCTCGAAAAGGAGCTTTGCGAGCTGCCCAAAATCAACGCCCGATTGGTTCGATGGACTGACGCGGATTATCCGATAAATCTCCGCCACATCGCCGATCCGCCACCCTATTTTTTCCTTCGCGGCGCGATTACCGCCGACGACCCCAAATGCGTCGCCGTAGTGGGGGCGCGCACTGCCAGTGACGGCGGGCGTCGTATGGCGCAAAGGCTTGGGCTGGAGCTCGCGGCGAAAGGTTTCACCGTGGTCAGCGGTCTGGCGCGCGGAATCGATTCCGACGCCCATCAGGGGGCGCTCGACGCGCGCGGCAAGACCATCGCCGTGCTTGGATGCGGGGTCGACGTGATCTATCCGCCTGAGAATCGCAAGCTGGCGGAGGCCATAATCGAAGGGAATGGGGCAATAATTTCCGAATTGCCGATCGGCACACCACCGATCGCCGAGAATTTCCCGGCGCGCAATCGTCTGATCTCCGGCTGGTGCCTCGGGGTGGTGATCGTCGAGGCGGCGGAGAAGAGCGGCTCACTGATCACAGCGCGGATGGCGCTTGAGCAAAATCGCCAGGTCTTTGCCGTGCCCGGCAGCCCGCTGACCGGGAAAACCCGCGGCAGCAATCGACTCCTCAAAGAGGGCGCGCGGCTGGTCGAATGTGTCGAAGACGTGCTTGAGGAGCTGCTCCCGCAATTGGGCGAAGCCGGGAAACTTAGAGCCGGAGGCGGGACCCCTGAGGGAGATCGCAGCAGGCTTGACGAGGGGGCGCTCAAGCAGGAATCGATGGAAGTTCAGAACATCCTGTTGCAGCTTAAGAGTGCTGACAGATTGCATGTTGACGCGCTTATTGAGGCGTGTCGGCTCAACGCGCAAACCGTGCTTAAGTTGATGCTCGAACTTGAGTTGCGCGGGATGGTCGTGCAACATCCGGGTAAGCTTTTCTCATTAGCCTAGGAATCGTGTTCTAGGAAGCTGAAGCAAGAGAGCTGAAGCGAAGGTCTGCGGTGGCAAAAAACCTCGTCATAGTTGAATCTCCCGCCAAGGCCAAGACGATCAAGCGTTACTTGGGGCGCGACTTTACGGTGGCGCCGTCTGTGGGTCACGTCGTCGATCTGCCGAAGAGCCGGCTGGGGGTTGACCTCAAGCACAATTTCGCTCCCGAGTATCAGGTTATCCCGGCCAAGGCCAAGGTGATCGAAGGGATCAAGGAAGCGGCGCAGAACAAGGACAATATCTATCTGGCCACCGATCCTGACCGCGAAGGGGAGGCGATCGCATGGCATATCGCCCAGCAGCTCGGCAACGTTTCCGGCGAAATCCATCGCGTGCTGCTCCACGAGATTACCGAGCGCGCGGTCAAGGAGGCGATCGCCCATCCGTCGCAAATTGACCAGAATCTGTTCGAGGCGCAGCAGGCACGCCGGGTGCTCGATCGTCTGGTCGGCTACCAGGTAAGTCCGCTCCTGTGGGACAAGGTCAAGCGCGGGATCAGCGCCGGGCGGGTGCAGTCGGTCGCCTTGCGGATCATCGTCGAGCGCGAAAAGGAGCGCGAGGCCTTTCGCTCTGAGGAGTACTGGACGCTCGACGCGAACCTGTCCGCCGCCAATCCCCCGCCCTTCAAGGCGCGGCTCTACAGCTACAAGGGCGAGCGCATCGACAACAAGGCGATCAAGCTGGCCAAGCCGGTCGCCGACGATATTATCGCGGCGTGCGAGCGCGAAGCTTTCACCGTCCGCAAGATCGAGCGCAAAGAGGTCCGGCGCAGCCCGACGCCGCCGTTTATCACCTCGCGGCTGCAGCAGGAGGCCTCGCGCAAGCTCTACTTTTCGCCCTCGCGCACGATGAAGCTCGCGCAGCGGCTCTACGAGGGCGTCGAGTTGGGCGACCAGGGCGCGATCGGCCTCATCACCTATATGCGGACCGACTCGCCGCGCGTCTCCGATGACGCTCTTACTTCGGTGCGCGGCTATATCGAAGGGCGCTACGGCAAGGAGTACCTGCCGGACAAGCCCAACTTCTATCGCTCGGGGAAGTCGGCGCAGGAAGCGCACGAAGCGATTCGGCCGACCGCCGTCGAGCGTGACCCGGAGTCGATGGCGCGCTATCTCGACAAGGATGCGTTGGCGCTCTACACGTTGATTTTCAATCGTTTCGTTTCGAGCCAGATGCCGCCGGCGGTTTACGATCGCACCGCAGTGGATATCGAAGCCGACGGCGCGGTCTTTCGCGCGACCGGCCAGGTGATGAAATTCGACGGCTTTATGCGCGTCTATCTCGAAGGTGAAGACGACGCACCCGCAGCCACCGACGAAGAGGCCAACCTGCCAGGGATGACCGAGGGCGAAGTGCTGAAGCTGCTGGGCTTTGTGCCGGAGCAGCATTTCACGCAGCCGCCGCCGCGCTTCTCGCAGGCGACGTTGATCAAGGAGCTCGAAGAGAAAGGGATCGGCCGCCCCTCGACCTACGCCGCGATCATGACGAGTATCCTGAACCGCGAGTACGTCGAAGAGGACGAGAGCAAGCGGCTGCGGCCGACCTCGCTCGGCCGCGTGGTCTGCGATCTGCTGGTCGCGGCTTTTCCGGATATTCTCGAAGCCGGCTTCACGGCGTCGATGGAGCAGGAGCTCGACGGCGTCGAAGAGGGGCGCGAGAACTGGGTCAAAACCCTCAAGCGCTTTTACGGCCCGTTCGAGAAGCGGCTCGGCGAGGCTAAAAAGAAGATGCCCGCGGTCAAGCGCAACGGCCTGCCGACCGATCTCAAGTGCGAGCAGGACGGCGGCGCGATGGTGATCAAGTGGGGCCGCAACGGCGAGTTTCTGGCCTGCTCGAACTATCCCAAATGCACCAACACGGGAGAATTCGGGCGCGACGAGCAGGGCAATATCGTGGCGAAGGCGCCGACTGCGCCGGTGCTCAGCGACGAGACCTGTGAAAAGTGCGGCCGTCCGATGATGCGCCGGCGCTCGCGCTTCGGCGAGTTTCTCGGCTGCTCGGGCTATCCAGAGTGCGACGGGATCAAGCGCACGCGCGCCGCCGCGGCTTCGACCGGAGTAAGTTGCCCGGACTGCAAGGAAGGCGAAGTCCTCGAGCGCCGCAGCCGGCGCGGCAAGCTGTTCTTCGGTTGCGGCCGCTATCCGAAGTGCAAATTCGCGAGCTGGGATCGCGTCGTGCCGAAAGCTTGTCCGAGTTGCGGCTCCGCCTACCTGACCGAGAAGGTGACCAAGCGGGACGGTGCGCGGCTGCTCTGCCCGAACAAGGAGTGCGGCTATCAGATCGCGGCCCCGGAACGCGCGCCCGAAGCAGCGGCTCCTCCGCCACCGCCAAGCGCATAAGCCCGCCACAATGTGCGCCGCGCTTGAGGTTGCGACCCCAAGCCAATCAACTGAA encodes:
- a CDS encoding ZIP family metal transporter; amino-acid sequence: MPAPMRSMAITFASLTLVSTGLGGLAAIRFRDRMHLLLGFSSGAVIAVALFELLPEVFALDGGAPVMPFAAVGFLALFALERFTAMHRAREHAHAREAHAQEMGIVVAAGLSLHSFLDGVAIGVGFQTNAHVGLLIALAVIAHDLSDGLNTVTVVLAHGNPLRRAWRWLLVDMAAPVLGTATTLALHLNHGILPWLLAFFAGSFLYVGASDLLPEAREHDSPLVGIATAAGMLAMYLTTRLLRG
- the dprA gene encoding DNA-processing protein DprA, producing MAPTADSYWLALRRVHGIGPRTAHILLERFGSAEAVFHQTEGEIAGAGISRTAARNILEFEDFAPLEKELCELPKINARLVRWTDADYPINLRHIADPPPYFFLRGAITADDPKCVAVVGARTASDGGRRMAQRLGLELAAKGFTVVSGLARGIDSDAHQGALDARGKTIAVLGCGVDVIYPPENRKLAEAIIEGNGAIISELPIGTPPIAENFPARNRLISGWCLGVVIVEAAEKSGSLITARMALEQNRQVFAVPGSPLTGKTRGSNRLLKEGARLVECVEDVLEELLPQLGEAGKLRAGGGTPEGDRSRLDEGALKQESMEVQNILLQLKSADRLHVDALIEACRLNAQTVLKLMLELELRGMVVQHPGKLFSLA
- the topA gene encoding type I DNA topoisomerase, with amino-acid sequence MAKNLVIVESPAKAKTIKRYLGRDFTVAPSVGHVVDLPKSRLGVDLKHNFAPEYQVIPAKAKVIEGIKEAAQNKDNIYLATDPDREGEAIAWHIAQQLGNVSGEIHRVLLHEITERAVKEAIAHPSQIDQNLFEAQQARRVLDRLVGYQVSPLLWDKVKRGISAGRVQSVALRIIVEREKEREAFRSEEYWTLDANLSAANPPPFKARLYSYKGERIDNKAIKLAKPVADDIIAACEREAFTVRKIERKEVRRSPTPPFITSRLQQEASRKLYFSPSRTMKLAQRLYEGVELGDQGAIGLITYMRTDSPRVSDDALTSVRGYIEGRYGKEYLPDKPNFYRSGKSAQEAHEAIRPTAVERDPESMARYLDKDALALYTLIFNRFVSSQMPPAVYDRTAVDIEADGAVFRATGQVMKFDGFMRVYLEGEDDAPAATDEEANLPGMTEGEVLKLLGFVPEQHFTQPPPRFSQATLIKELEEKGIGRPSTYAAIMTSILNREYVEEDESKRLRPTSLGRVVCDLLVAAFPDILEAGFTASMEQELDGVEEGRENWVKTLKRFYGPFEKRLGEAKKKMPAVKRNGLPTDLKCEQDGGAMVIKWGRNGEFLACSNYPKCTNTGEFGRDEQGNIVAKAPTAPVLSDETCEKCGRPMMRRRSRFGEFLGCSGYPECDGIKRTRAAAASTGVSCPDCKEGEVLERRSRRGKLFFGCGRYPKCKFASWDRVVPKACPSCGSAYLTEKVTKRDGARLLCPNKECGYQIAAPERAPEAAAPPPPPSA
- a CDS encoding cold shock domain-containing protein, which gives rise to MFGTIKKIIKDKGFGFIVPDDGTDEVFFHRSRLGPKMYFEDLREGAEVQFEVRPGDKGPQAFNVRLR